GGACGGACGGTTGTGGCTTAAGTATTTCACCATCAATACTTTGGTTCCTTTGTTAACTTCAGACTCAACCCGCAGTTCATCCATGAAGGACTGCATAAAGATAAAACCAAGTCCCATTCTGTCAGGGTCCGTAGAATAAGAAGCTTGCATGGCCTGATTCACATCGGGGATACCGCAGCCGTTATCGGTTACTTGTATGGAAATTTTCGTTTCATCTGCCTCCAGCTCTAACGTGACAAACTGATCAGGTGCATTGCTGTAACCATGGATAATTGCGTTGGAAACTGCTTCAGAGACAGCGACCTTCAGTTCTTCAAGCTCGCTTAAGGCCAAATCCATTTGGGCTCCGAGCGAAGAGGCCAGCATGCGGGCGATTGTTACATTCTGCGGCAGACTCGAGAATGTCAGGATTATTTTATTGACTTCCATTGATTATTCTCCTTTCAACTCTAAATTCATTTATACGGCAGGTTCTTTTGGTAAAAATTCTATAATTTTGGGAAGCCCCGACAGTTCCATGATCCGGTAAATATGCGGCGGAGCATTGGCAATTTTAAGTTTTCCTTCGAGAGGAAGCAGTTTTTTATATCGTCCCAAAATAACCCCTAGACCGGAACTGTCTATGAAACGGAGATCATCCAGATGCAAGATCACCGTCCTGACTCCTTTTTTCTCTATATCCAGATCAATCACGCTTTTTAGCTCACTGGCATTCTTCATATCTAGTTCGCCTTCAAGATATAAATGCAGGGTTTGTCGTTCAATTCTTTTATTCATTGATGCCACGCTCCTATATTACAAGTCGTTAAATCTATCTTCGACATCACCCAAATATTTCCTTCGTGCTTGGTCCTGAAATTATTGACTGATTCTGGTATAAAGTCGATAAACAAATAAAACAATTGACAATACCTGAATTTCTTAGCGAAAAATCGGGAATTATTAATCAAAAAAAGGGGTGAAAATCATTGTCGGAATCAAAGCTCCGTTCTCCATCCGTTGCGGTGACCCAGGAGGAATATAAACAATTAACAGAAAAGCTTTCGCCAAAACCAACGGTTTTGAAAAATGCGCTGTCGGCATTTGTTGTCGGCGGAATCATCTGCAGTTTCGGCCAGATGATTGTCAATTTTTACATGAATTACCTCGGGCTGGCTAAAACGGCTGCTCAGACAGCCGGAACAGCAACGCTGATAATGATAGGGGCTATTTTGACCGGTCTCGGTGTTTATGACACGATTGTAAAATACGGAGGAGCCGGAGGGATCATTCCCGTGACCGGTTTTTCAAACTCGATGGTTTCACCGGCACTTGAATATAAGAGAGAAGGCTATGTGTTCGGTGTAGGCGGGAAGCTTTTTACGATTGCCGGCCCAGTTTTGGTTTATGGAATTACAAGTTCAATCATTGTTGGCTTGATCTATTTATTGATCAGATAATCACGGAGAAAGAAGGAAATCATGTTGCATTCCAAAAGAGCAGGCAATCAGACGGTTGTTTTTAAGCAGCCGCCGGTTATTCTGGCTGGGTATAACGTTGTCGGACCCAAGGAAGGACAGGGTCCGCTAAAAGATACTTTTGACATGGTCTTAAAAGACAGTTATGGGCAGGAAAAGACCTGGGAAAAAACGGAAATAAAAATGCTGGAAACTTCCATGACGAGAGCTGCGGCCAAGGCAAATGTTCCGCTGGATTCCGTGGATTATAACCTGGCAGGGGATCTGCTGAACCAGATTATTTCGTCGAACTATGCTGCCAGAAAAATCGGTCTTCCGTTTATCGGCCTCTATGGCGCTTGCTCGACGATGGCGCTTTCCACGGCCCTCGGTGCAATGCTGATCGACGGCGGGTTCGCGTCTAAAGTACTTTGCAGTGCATCCAGTCATCATGAGACAGCAGAGAGACAATACCGTTTTCCAAATGAGCAGGGCAACCAGAGAGCAATGTATGCCCAGTGGACGGTAACAGGAGCAGGCAGCATCCTTCTGGCTGCTCAAGGAGAAGGACCCAAAATCACAAGTGCAACGATTGGCAGGGTCTTAGACTACGGTGAAACCGATACCAATAATATGGGTGCGGCCATGGCGCCTGCTGTTGCCGACACCATCCTGAATCATCTTCAGGACCTCAGTCGTCAGCCGGATTATTATGATTTGATCATTACCGGAGATCTCGGGACGGTCGGGCTTCAACTCTTACTTGAGGTTTTGAAACGAAGCGGCCTGCAGCTGTCCAATAACTTCTCGGATTGCGGCGTGATGATTTACAGCAGCGAACAGGATACGCATGCCGGTGGGAGCGGGTGCGGCTGTTCCGCGGTCGTGCTGACAGGGCATCTCCTGAATAAATTGAAAAGCCGAGAACTGCAAAAAATCTTATTTGTCGGAAGCGGAAGCCTTCATAGTTCTGTATCATCCCAACAGGGTGAATCCATGCCGGCAATTGGTCATGCCGTGTCGATTGAAATGAGTTAAGGGAGGTCTTTTGATGCTGAATAACATTCTATCTGCTTTTCTGGTTGGCGGACTTCTGTGCGTCGCCGGACAGCTGCTGATGGACCTGACGAAAGCCAAAATCACGCCGGCACATGTGCTGGTCGGGTACGTGACCGGCGGAGTTATTCTTGGCGGACTAGGGCTTTATGAACCTCTGGTTAGAATCGGAGGTGCCGGTGCAACCGTGCCGCTTTCCGGTTTTGGATATACGCTGGTCAAAGGTGCGATCGAAGGAGCACAAAGCGGCGGCATACTTGGGGTTCTGGCCGGCGGTGTTCAGGCCGGTGCAACAGGAATTGCTGTTGCGGTATTGTTCGGCTATCTGACAGCAATTATATTTAATCCGAAAGGTTGATGATATGAGCTCAACAGCAGAAACGACAATGAGCATTTCCAAAAACTATCAGGAAAACGTCAGTTATTTGAATCAAAAACTCGGCGTACCTGAAAGCTTTGACATTGTACTTCGGGAAATGAACATCGGCGGCAAAAAGATTGCAATCTATTCCGTCAATGGAATGATCAGCAGACCTGCCAGCAATATGATTCTGGAAGTGCTTTCGAAGATTGAACGTGTGGAACTCGCCGTGAATGCGGTAGACAAGCTTGTAAAGTCTAAAATAGTTGACCTGCAGGTTTCGGAAGTCGAAGCCATGGATGAAGTCATCTACTTTCTGTTATCCGGAACAATGGCGATACTGATTGAGGGAAGAACGCAGGCTATCATTGTAGATCTCAGGACTTATCCGGGCCGCATGCCACAGGAACCGGATATTGAGCGGGTAACAAGGGGTTCACGCGATGGGTTCACGGAGACACTGGTTTTTAATACAATATTGATCCGCCGCCGGCTGCGTGATCCGGGCCTGCGGATGAAGCTCGTGAAAGCAGGCAGCCGTTCCAAGACGGATGTTTGCATTGCTTATATTGAAGATATAACGAATCCCAAAATGGTGGAGTATATTGAAAAAGAAATCAAAAATATAAAAATTGACGGTATACCCATGGCGGAAAAAACGGTTGAAGAGTTCATCCTCGGCAGTAAATTCTGGAACCCGTTTCCAAGAGTCAGGTATACGGAAAGGCCTGATGTAGCAGCAATACATCTGCTTGAAGGCAATGTTATTGTGATGGTCGACACTTCTCCGAGTATTATTATCGCACCTTGTACGTTCTGGCATCATGTCCAGCATGCGGAAGAATACCGCCAAGAGCCGGTTGTGGGTATGTATTTGCGGTGGGTCAGGTTTATCGCGATATTTCTGTCCGTGTTTCTTACGCCGCTTTGGCTCGCTGCAGCTTTGAATCCGCAGCTGCTTCCCGAAGGACTTCAGTTTATTGGAGTGCAAAAACCGGCTAGAATTCCTTTGTTGTTTCAGGTGCTAATGGGAGAATTGTCAATCGATATGCTGCGAATGGCGGCAATTCATACCCCGTCGCCTCTGGCTACAGCCCTGGGTTTAATCGCGGTGTTCATGATGGGTGATGTGGCTATACAGGTCGGGCTGTTTACACCGGAGGTTGTAATGTATACCGCTATTGCGGCAGTCGGGACATTTGCGACACCAAGTTATGAACTGGCTCAGGCTAACAG
This genomic stretch from Dehalobacter restrictus DSM 9455 harbors:
- the spoIIAB gene encoding anti-sigma F factor, which gives rise to MEVNKIILTFSSLPQNVTIARMLASSLGAQMDLALSELEELKVAVSEAVSNAIIHGYSNAPDQFVTLELEADETKISIQVTDNGCGIPDVNQAMQASYSTDPDRMGLGFIFMQSFMDELRVESEVNKGTKVLMVKYLSHNRPSSH
- a CDS encoding STAS domain-containing protein produces the protein MNKRIERQTLHLYLEGELDMKNASELKSVIDLDIEKKGVRTVILHLDDLRFIDSSGLGVILGRYKKLLPLEGKLKIANAPPHIYRIMELSGLPKIIEFLPKEPAV
- the spoVAC gene encoding stage V sporulation protein AC, giving the protein MSESKLRSPSVAVTQEEYKQLTEKLSPKPTVLKNALSAFVVGGIICSFGQMIVNFYMNYLGLAKTAAQTAGTATLIMIGAILTGLGVYDTIVKYGGAGGIIPVTGFSNSMVSPALEYKREGYVFGVGGKLFTIAGPVLVYGITSSIIVGLIYLLIR
- the spoVAD gene encoding stage V sporulation protein AD, with product MHSKRAGNQTVVFKQPPVILAGYNVVGPKEGQGPLKDTFDMVLKDSYGQEKTWEKTEIKMLETSMTRAAAKANVPLDSVDYNLAGDLLNQIISSNYAARKIGLPFIGLYGACSTMALSTALGAMLIDGGFASKVLCSASSHHETAERQYRFPNEQGNQRAMYAQWTVTGAGSILLAAQGEGPKITSATIGRVLDYGETDTNNMGAAMAPAVADTILNHLQDLSRQPDYYDLIITGDLGTVGLQLLLEVLKRSGLQLSNNFSDCGVMIYSSEQDTHAGGSGCGCSAVVLTGHLLNKLKSRELQKILFVGSGSLHSSVSSQQGESMPAIGHAVSIEMS
- the spoVAE gene encoding stage V sporulation protein AE, which produces MLNNILSAFLVGGLLCVAGQLLMDLTKAKITPAHVLVGYVTGGVILGGLGLYEPLVRIGGAGATVPLSGFGYTLVKGAIEGAQSGGILGVLAGGVQAGATGIAVAVLFGYLTAIIFNPKG
- a CDS encoding spore germination protein, whose amino-acid sequence is MSSTAETTMSISKNYQENVSYLNQKLGVPESFDIVLREMNIGGKKIAIYSVNGMISRPASNMILEVLSKIERVELAVNAVDKLVKSKIVDLQVSEVEAMDEVIYFLLSGTMAILIEGRTQAIIVDLRTYPGRMPQEPDIERVTRGSRDGFTETLVFNTILIRRRLRDPGLRMKLVKAGSRSKTDVCIAYIEDITNPKMVEYIEKEIKNIKIDGIPMAEKTVEEFILGSKFWNPFPRVRYTERPDVAAIHLLEGNVIVMVDTSPSIIIAPCTFWHHVQHAEEYRQEPVVGMYLRWVRFIAIFLSVFLTPLWLAAALNPQLLPEGLQFIGVQKPARIPLLFQVLMGELSIDMLRMAAIHTPSPLATALGLIAVFMMGDVAIQVGLFTPEVVMYTAIAAVGTFATPSYELAQANRLVRLFLVLAAGLFNFWGFGAGVLLVLFVLLRTNSFGVPYLWPLIPMDIKALSTILIRNPVPINNLRPSIFKPKDRIRQPKDRQTKESQPKERTNP